In Lactiplantibacillus pentosus, the sequence GTAAGACGGCTGGTTTGGCACCTAATAAAAAGATGCGTTGGTGTTGTTGGCCACCCCATTTCAACAACGTTAATAGCGTATCGTAGCCGGTAATCCGCTCTGGCAATGGCGTGCCCAGAATCTGAGCGCCCTGGATGACACCGATGCCGTCGGGCGTAATATAATCGGCTTGGGTGAGCACGTGCTGATAATCAGGATGTTCACGGGCATACATCAGAATTTCAGGATTGGCGGTCACCACGAACCGGTTATGGTGGGCCAAAATATCCGTTTGGAGTTGCTGGACGAAGCCAGCGTTAGTTGTCTTGATAAACGGGACGTTTAAGATGGCAACCGTGTCAAAAGGTGCTGACATAAGGAACCTCGCTTTCTAATCATAATTAAAGTATAGGTAAATCACGGAATTCTGCAACTTTTTGAGTACTTAAGCGCATTCCTTTTATAAAAAATGCTAAAATAAGCTTAACTTACTGTAAATACGGTTATTACCTACGAAATGGAGAATTATACTCATGACGCAAATCTATCCGGATGATAGTTTCACCTTGCATACGGATGCTTATCAGATCAATATGATCCAAACCTACTGGGAACAAGGAATTCATAACAAGCATGCGGTGTTTGAAGTGTTCTTCCGTAAGATGCCGTTCCAAAATGGTTACGCGGTGTTTGCGGGTCTGGAACGAGTAGTTAATTATATCAATCATTTACATTTTACGGCAACCGACATCGCGTACTTACGCGAACTCGGCGGTTATTCAGATGGCTTTTTAGATTATTTAAAGAATTTTAAATTTGATGCCACGATTCGGGCCGTTCGTGAAGGGGACCTAGTCTTCAACAACGAACCGCTATTACAAGTCGAAGGGCCACTGGCAACCTGCCAATTGATTGAAACGGCGTTATTAAATATTATCAATTATCAGACGTTGATCGCGACGAAAGCAGCGCGTATCAAGTCGGTCGTTGGTGAAGACGGCTTGCTAGAATTTGGGACGCGGCGTGCCCAAGAATTCGACGCGGCGATTTGGGGCACCCGGGCCGCTTACATCGGTGGCTTCGATGCCACGAGTAACGTGCGGGCCGGCAAAATTTTTGGTATTCCAATCAGCGGGACGCACGCACATGCGCTCGTGCAGACTTATCGAAATGATTATGAAGCGTTCAAAGCTTATGCTGAAACACACCACAACTGTGTCTTCTTAGTCGATACGTACGATACGCTACGTAGCGGGGTGCCAAGTGCGATTCGGGTGGCCAAGGAAATGGGCGATAAGATCAATTTCCAAGGCGTCCGCATTGATAGTGGTGATATGGCGTACTTGTCCAAACGGGTGCGGGAACAGCTGGACGAAGCTGGTTTCCCAGATGCCAAGATTTATGCCTCGAACGATTTAGACGAAAAGACGATTCAAAACTTGAAGATGCAAGGCGCCAAAATCAGTGTCTGGGGTGTCGGGACCAAGCTCATCACGGCGTTTGACCAACCAGCGCTGGGGGCCGTCTACAAGATGGTTTCGATTGAAAATGACCACCATCAGATGGTCGATACGATCAAACTGTCGAATAACGCGGAAAAAGTTTCAACGCC encodes:
- a CDS encoding nicotinate phosphoribosyltransferase translates to MTQIYPDDSFTLHTDAYQINMIQTYWEQGIHNKHAVFEVFFRKMPFQNGYAVFAGLERVVNYINHLHFTATDIAYLRELGGYSDGFLDYLKNFKFDATIRAVREGDLVFNNEPLLQVEGPLATCQLIETALLNIINYQTLIATKAARIKSVVGEDGLLEFGTRRAQEFDAAIWGTRAAYIGGFDATSNVRAGKIFGIPISGTHAHALVQTYRNDYEAFKAYAETHHNCVFLVDTYDTLRSGVPSAIRVAKEMGDKINFQGVRIDSGDMAYLSKRVREQLDEAGFPDAKIYASNDLDEKTIQNLKMQGAKISVWGVGTKLITAFDQPALGAVYKMVSIENDHHQMVDTIKLSNNAEKVSTPGQKQVWRITKRADGKSEGDYVTLYDEDPRNEESIYMFHPSYTYINKTVSDFDARPLLVPIYDRGQQVYQLPTLDEIRQYSFESLDALWDEYKRDLNPQDYPVDLSQKLYDHKMNIINTVRDYVNHKDEEGAY